One Candidatus Methylomirabilota bacterium DNA segment encodes these proteins:
- a CDS encoding DUF917 domain-containing protein has protein sequence MRPITADEIESLAIGAWILGTGGGGSPYLALLNMRQLYKRGVVCRLMDASELDDDDLVAVVSNMGAPLVGQERLTDPKTMALAVTMMEEYLGRKFRALMSLEIGGGNSIQPFMGAAMLDLPVIDGDCMGRAFPEAQMTSFAIHDLRMYPLTLADVRDNAVVVARAASWKWMERISRKACVEVGSIASTCKAPRTGKEIKECAILGSTTKAIGIGRAVQAARRAHRDPIDAVLEVAAGIKIFSGKIHDIARRTTEGFLRGTATIEGLDQFRGHRFRLAFQNEFAVGWLDDVPRVMTPDLICVLDTVSGDAIGTETLRYGQRVTVVALPAPPILLTPKGIEHVGPRAFGYDLDFRSVFA, from the coding sequence TCGAGAGCCTCGCCATCGGCGCCTGGATCCTCGGCACCGGCGGCGGGGGCAGCCCGTACCTGGCCCTGCTCAACATGCGTCAGCTCTACAAGCGGGGCGTGGTGTGCCGCCTCATGGATGCCTCCGAGCTGGACGACGACGACCTGGTCGCGGTGGTCTCCAACATGGGCGCGCCCCTCGTCGGACAGGAGCGCCTCACCGACCCGAAGACGATGGCGCTCGCGGTCACCATGATGGAGGAGTACCTGGGCCGGAAGTTCCGCGCCCTGATGTCGCTCGAGATCGGCGGCGGCAACTCCATCCAGCCGTTCATGGGCGCCGCGATGCTCGACCTGCCCGTGATCGACGGCGACTGCATGGGGCGCGCCTTCCCCGAGGCCCAGATGACCAGCTTCGCCATCCACGACCTGCGCATGTATCCGCTGACGCTCGCCGACGTGCGCGACAACGCGGTGGTGGTGGCGCGGGCCGCCTCCTGGAAGTGGATGGAGCGCATCAGCCGCAAGGCCTGCGTGGAGGTCGGCTCGATCGCGTCGACCTGCAAGGCCCCGCGCACCGGCAAGGAGATCAAGGAGTGCGCGATCCTCGGCTCCACCACCAAGGCCATCGGCATCGGGCGCGCGGTGCAGGCGGCCCGGCGGGCGCACCGCGATCCGATCGACGCGGTGCTCGAGGTCGCCGCCGGGATCAAGATCTTCAGCGGGAAGATCCACGACATCGCGCGCCGCACCACCGAGGGCTTCCTGCGCGGCACCGCGACCATCGAAGGCCTCGACCAATTCCGAGGCCACCGCTTCCGGCTTGCCTTCCAGAACGAGTTCGCGGTGGGCTGGCTCGACGACGTGCCCCGGGTGATGACGCCCGACCTGATCTGCGTGCTCGACACCGTCTCCGGCGACGCGATCGGCACCGAGACGCTGCGCTACGGCCAGCGGGTGACCGTCGTCGCCCTGCCCGCCCCGCCGATCCTGCTCACCCCGAAGGGCATCGAGCACGTGGGCCCGCGGGCCTTCGGCTACGATCTCGACTTCCGCTCGGTGTTTGCGTGA